The nucleotide window AAAAACTTACTTCTTAGCAGCTAGCTTAATATCCCCTTCATGAACAGTTTTTCTTCCAGAATGCTTTGCTATTTCAACAGCTCTTGAAGCTATCTCCAAACTTATATCTTTTACAATATCAGACAGAGCATTAACAGCAGATGCAGATACTCTTCTAGCACCAGAATTCATCATAATTCTTGCAACTGTCGCTTTAGGAATTGTACTTGTTTTTCTTTGCATTTTTCCACCTAATCTAATTTTTATTAAGTATTTATTTAAAGTTTTTGTTTTTCAAAATCAGAAACAGCCTTTTCAAAATCATCCTTCCCAAAATCAGGCCAAAGTTTCTTTGTAAAATATAAACTTGAATTTTTAGAATCCCATAACAATAATCCAACTGATTTTTGCTTTAATCCATTTTTTATTATCAAATCAGGAGGTAAAAAATCCGATGCATAAATATTAGATTTAATATTATCTCTATTTATTGCATCCAAACCAATTTTTTCAGTCTTTGCCTGCATAGCTAAGATCTTACAAGCATCAACAATCTCATCCTGACCATTATAATTAATACAAAAATTTACAAAAAAACCATCATAATCTTTAGTTACATCTAAAAGTTTTTTTATTGGCTCTACAACTCTGCCAGGCAAATCATACCACTTACCAAAAGTAGAAATCTTTATATGATTTTGTTGAATAAATTCAGATTCAGCCAATTCATTAAATAATTCTATCAAAGAATCCACCTTCATAGAAAAATGCTCAAGATTTTTCATATCAGAAGGCAA belongs to Candidatus Woesearchaeota archaeon B3_Woes and includes:
- a CDS encoding histone, translated to MQRKTSTIPKATVARIMMNSGARRVSASAVNALSDIVKDISLEIASRAVEIAKHSGRKTVHEGDIKLAAKK
- the uppS gene encoding di-trans,poly-cis-decaprenylcistransferase; this translates as MAILDKFSELLKNEEKEGIKVRAHHVAITTEGVIPWAENNKKSLDDAYKKCNLIIRNTIRSQIKLKIPILTIYVLPSDMKNLEHFSMKVDSLIELFNELAESEFIQQNHIKISTFGKWYDLPGRVVEPIKKLLDVTKDYDGFFVNFCINYNGQDEIVDACKILAMQAKTEKIGLDAINRDNIKSNIYASDFLPPDLIIKNGLKQKSVGLLLWDSKNSSLYFTKKLWPDFGKDDFEKAVSDFEKQKL